One stretch of Acropora muricata isolate sample 2 chromosome 12, ASM3666990v1, whole genome shotgun sequence DNA includes these proteins:
- the LOC136893041 gene encoding synaptotagmin-2-like: protein MRGYVIAGSFAAGFSVVAILLYLAFRIFTKRSNKEKDTETLLISARSEELNSLSRERANSKDNEERVAKSRKKEKRKEVKSLWLPKKKDSLPMMTATMVQPIVAEQSKDHGGRGQLTFTLHYHYQYALKTSVLLVKLVQAQDLPTKDEEIMPAVYVKTQLVPSRRRVFLSKVHRDTVNPVFDETYEFDVEYQELQQQTLLFQILDYDCMSRHKCIGEVGVHLAELGTHGFNVLREISLCVYISRPRMD, encoded by the exons ATGCGAGGATACGTCATTGCAGGTTCATTTGCAGCTGGCTTTTCGGTCGTTGCAATTCTCCTGTATTTAGCATTCAGAATATTCACGAAAAGATCCAATAAAGAAAAGGATACCGAAACGCTACTCATTTCCGCGCGGAGCGAAGAATTGAATTCTTTGTCAAGGGAGAGAGCCAATTCAAAAGATAATGAAGAAAGAGTGGCGAAAAGcagaaagaaagagaagagaaaGGAGGTTAAGAGTTTATGGTTGCCAAAAAAGAAGGACAGCTTACCAATGATGACGGCAACAATGGTTCAACCAATTGTTGCAGAACAAAGCAAG GATCACGGTGGAAGAGGTCAACTTACATTTACtcttcattatcattatcaataTGCCTTAAAAAC GTCCGTTCTCCTCGTTAAACTTGTTCAAGCGCAGGACTTACCAACCAAAGATGAGGAAATCATGCCGGCTGTTTACGTCAAAACACAACTTGTTCCAAGCAGAAGACGAGTCTTTCTCTCCAAAGTCCACAGAGATACAGTGAATCCTGTATTCGACGAGACGTACGAGTTCGATGTAGAATACCAAGAACTTCAACAACAAACGTTATTGTTTCAAATTCTTGACTACGATTGCATGTCACGGCATAAGTGCATCGGTGAAGTCGGTGTGCATTTGGCCGAGTTAGGTACACACGGATTTAATGTATTAAGAGAAATTTCTCTATGTGTGTATATATCCAGACCACGGATGGATTGA
- the LOC136893695 gene encoding uncharacterized protein codes for MTNSCVVALPIVVLVVLLFCLVSVRFIVKKIRNLFAKKRKTMPSATELRMRRVPLIESVPFWAPGKAGAGELVGLEIQPSVHGLMPYASKQRQTKIFPFNTTKTELLDAANISLENLSDDCFDDEDSSVLLFTDVFLKQQGSQRRMRAMSRRRQRRFESFDIEMNYESLQLQTLQFCVMGYDEYSRQKVIGDVLLPLAELAQQGLDITRELVMWRDLQTSQPRSRALRERMSQVSAIEQGQQDSSTTSTSPPANSECSTS; via the exons ATGACTAATTCTTGTGTTGTCGCTTTACCTATTGTCGTTTTGGTAGTCTTACTGTTCTGTTTAGTATCTGTAAGATTTATTGTGAAAAAAATACGTAACTTGTTTGCGAAAAAGCGAAAAACTATGCCATCTGCAACCGAGCTGAGGATGCGCAGAGTTCCACTCATCGAGAGCGTGCCATTTTGGGCTCCAGGCAAAGCTGGCGCTGGGGAACTGGTAGGCTTGGAGATCCAACCATCTGTGCATGGTCTGATGCCGTACGCCTCGAAGCAGAGACAAACCAAAATA TTTCCATTCAATACCACAAAGACAG AGCTACTCGACGCGGCCAATATATCCCTGGAGAATCTCAGCGACGACTGTTTTGACGATGAAGATTCCTCAGTGTTACTCTTTACAGACGTGTTTCTCAAACAGCAG GGAAGCCAGAGACGAATGCGCGCCATGTCTCGTCGACGTCAGCGCCGATTTGAATCTTTTGATATTGAGATGAATTACGAATCTCTACAGCTTCAAACACTGCAGTTCTGCGTGATGGGGTATGACGAGTATTCAAGGCAGAAAGTCATTGGCGATGTCCTGTTGCCTCTGGCTGAGCTTGCACAGCAGGGCCTAGATATCACCAGAGAACTTGTGATGTGGAGAGATCTGCAGACTTCTCAACCG CGCTCGCGTGCATTACGCGAAAGAATGAGTCAAGTTTCCGCGATTGAGCAGGGACAGCAAGATTCCTCAACAACTTCAACAAGTCCGCCAGCCAATTCTGAGTGCAGCACATCTTGA